The DNA sequence taatggggtattagggaagacctccttagagtgttttgggtaagagagaattaaaaaaacttagtggggtaagtgggaaaaaaatctctaaaaatggtgtaaatggacaaaaacccttcttTTTATTGAACCAACGAGGAAGTCACCCAGTACTATTTGATCTACTAGCATAAGTATTCTCTTCGTAAGTGAGAGGTCATGAGTTCGACAGAACTTACAATAGACTAGTTGTTATATATGATtgtttatttgatcaaaaaacacaaaaatgaGGAAGTCGATTGTATTTATAATGAGCAAGATTACAAATAGGATAATGGTTCGTCATAAATCTCAGTATGACACAAAACTGAAACCCTTGGTGACAAAGTAATTTAACTTCGGTTGATTACTGATCAAAGAGAATGTATCTTAGCAATATACACAAACTCGTAATATAGAAATTTTTTGCGATGCCCGAAAATAGTGAAATCCGCAATACTAAACCAGAGACAAACCCGAAAATAATGAAATCCACAACACTAGACCAGAGACAAACAGCTCTACATTTTGCATCGGGAGTATATCAAGAGACAAAAGGTCTGAATTTGGCCAAGCTAACACGACATACACTGGGTAAGTCGGTACGTTGTCAGTCCAGGTTGAATTGCAATGGAATAAAAGCAAccgttgtttttcttccttttttagcAATATATCCAGTGTAACCTATCCTCATTTTATTTGAACAAGAATCCATTGACAGGAGGTTCTACTTCCATGGCCTAAACCTGAGGTTTTAACCTGCAAGTCGAGCTATGTGTTTAGAAAGACCACAGGAACTAATGTTAATTTCAACTTCAAAGTGAACATGCTCAGCCCGGAAACAAGGAGAACCATAGGCAAAACAAAATCGAGAAAAGCTTCAGATTCATGAAATTAAGAGATCCAAGACATAAGACAGTAAAAACCTACACGAACAAAGAGCTGAAAGGCATGCTCCCAGCATAAGAGCAAAATAAGACCAAGGATACAATTCtcttgaaaaccctaaaaaaaatcCGGATTCTAGAGACAGACTCTAAATAACTGACGAAGCACAATAAAGGCTTTACAGACTCTTGGAAGTATATCATCAAACACAACCATAGGCCTCTCCCCTCTCAGTCCAAATTGTGTGCAAGGCTCAAATTGAAATGTTTTGATGCTTAGGAATCAAATCCAGGCCACAAAAATCATAGGAAGACAAATTACTCCACAAACTAGGCCTGGGGAGCTTCTGGCTTGTCTGTTTCCATTGGTTCAGCTGGAACCTCATTGTCACCAGCAGCAGGATTCTCATTGGAGTTGGGATTGGCATGGCCTTCACCACTCTGGGGTTGATCGCTTCCCTGAGGAGATGGGCTTGGTTGTGGTTCAGGAGTAGCTGGTTTGGCTGGtgctggttttggttttgtcatTATTGGTCTACAGAACCTGTCGGCCAAATACACATTACCAAATTAGATATGCCTTGAGGAAATTAAAAACTGGGAGTAGTCACCACATTTCTTTGTGATAACGGGGGTACCTATCGAGTGCTTCAGCCTTCCTCTTCACATCAGCTGACAAGAGTACTGGAGTAGCATGTTTTGGCAGTGAATCCTGTTGCTGTTTTTTCTCTCTTAACCAGGCCTCAGCTTCAACACACTCATTTAAGACCtataaaacacaaaataatgcAAGTTAAACCAAAGATGTTGCAAAGTGACAAAAAGGTCAACAACCAATTACAAGCCCACTACAAGTCTACCTTTTGTTTGTCAGCAACATCGATGTGATCGAATTTTGGATCAGCTGATACTGCAGCTTCTCTGTAACTGTTAACACAATGACCTAGTTGGTCAATGACAGATCCCCTCTCTGTATGCTCCTTGTATCGCTCTTCAATGGCATCACCTTGCTGCAATTCAATGAAACCATCAAAATGAGAAAACCATAATATACTTGATGACAGATTGTTGTATTCTCTTTAGCAGATTGAGAAGAAAATAACTCAAATAGGGGAAGCGGTAGAAATAATTAGAAGAGCAGAATCCTCACCTTCTTAAGCTCCTCAAGCTTGGCAACATAAACACCTTTGGTTTCGTCCTCACCATCTTCATATAGCCAGTCTTCCGTCTCCTGAAGTTTGGTGATAAATGCTTCCCTCTCCGAGTCAGTGACAAATTCCTGGTACTTGTCACTCAGCTGGAGGCACGACAGAGACGTTTGTTAGcaatatatatttcttcttttgaaaagaaacaaaataataaagtagACAGGAAATCCACAAGCAACAAGGAATGTAAAGTACCTTGTTTCTCATGTCATAAACATATGCCTCAACAGCATTTTTCTTGTCTTTTGTTTCTTCCATAACACGATCTTGTAAAGCCATCTCATACTCACTTTCTATTGCCTTCTGCACTTCTGCTGGAGCCATTCCTCCATAAACTAACTCTACCACAGGAATGATTGTTTTCTTAACCTTTCTTTTAGGAGCATCAACCTGCATGCAAACTGATTCATCAGCAGAGCGTCCAACCAAATACTACTACTAACTTTTACTCAATCCAAAAGACTGACAGTCTGACACACATTACTAATTCTGTCTGGTAAGATTAAACGCAGAATGCTAACAAAAGGATCACAAAAAAGTTGAATGAATCAAAGaacaagaaacaaaaccaaattttaTCTAGGTCATTCATCAAGCATCCACCCTTGGTCCACATAGATCTAAAGCATAAGAATACCACCCAAGTTCCATAGTATACAAGATCATTCCTCCCCCAATATAAAATGCCAAaactgcttcttctttttctttttttctaaaagaGCTTTTATTGCCAAAATCATGTGAAAAAATACAGCTAACACATGGCAAACCCACAGCAGACCACTGACCTTGGCATCTGTCTCCATCTGCACAGGCTTGTCGCCAGACTCGGGGACACCATTCTCAGCACTTGGAACATCAGTGCTCTTAACATCTTGCATATTCACATCATTCCCCTCAGAATTTGGGGGAGGTGCATCACTGGGTGCCTCATCAGTCTCCATCTTAGTGGCCTCCTTTGGTTGCTCTTTTGTGACAGGAACCTcaacttcttcctcttccaaaaGCTACACAAAGGAGTTGAGAAAAGATAAtatgatttatgaaaaaaagAATCAACTAGGTATACTTAAACACACAATTATTGAAAAACTTACAGTTGCTGACTCTACATATACGATCCCATGTAAATTCAAGCGAACTTTGACCTTCACCTTCGCCCTCTCACTTGTATTAGATTGGAAAGGACCAATCTGCACATGTACAATGAGATGTTGATAAATCTAGCCTATGATCAAgccacaagaaaaataaaagcataCAAGCATAAGATTTCATATGTAACTTGACCACTCACCGTATATGTACTGATCTTTACAGGTGCCTGCAAATCACCAACATCAGTATACTGCACATCAACTGAAAATGTGCCAGATCTGTAAAATGTAAGAGCCTTGAAACTTGGAATGGGATTTCCCTTGGGAAAGACGGTAGTAGTTTGATCCGCTCCTCCATTCTGGGCATCTGGGCCGGAACCTTTCCAGGATAAAGCAATCGAGAATGGAAAGCTCTCATTCACCTGCAGATTAAATAAGAAATAAGTACAAACAAGGATAATTGCGAGTACAGAAGCTTGTCACTTCTGACAACCAAAGAAACAGTATAGGAGTCTGAATATTTTACCTGAAACTCTCGGACTTTGAATGTAGGACTAAGCATTGCACACTGCAGAGCACAACCCCTGGCAACACACTCACTAGCATTCATAGTTCTCCTAGGCTCCTTTTTGAAGAACTCTGTCAATATCTTGATTATAGCAGGCACACGAGAGCCTGAACCAACAACCTCAACAGTATGAACGTTCTCTATTGAAAGATTTGCATCGAGAAGGGCCTTCTCCAAAGGTACCTTTACGCGTTCCAAAATAGGAGCACTAATTTGTTCAAATTCATCCCGCTTAATAAAACCTCTAACATCTTTCTCGTCCATTAAGCACTCAATATTCAAAGGTGCCTCAGGATTTGCACTAAGCACCTTCTTCAGCTTCTCACAAGCAGCTCGAAGCCGAAGGCAGGCCCTTGCATTCTGGTAAACATCTATCTTGTACTCTTCCTTAAATTTTGCCGCAAAGTGC is a window from the Rosa chinensis cultivar Old Blush chromosome 2, RchiOBHm-V2, whole genome shotgun sequence genome containing:
- the LOC112190098 gene encoding heat shock 70 kDa protein 15, with the translated sequence MSVVGFDFGNESGIVAVARQRGIDVVLNDESKRETPAIVCFGDKQRFIGTAGAASSMMNPKNTISQIKRLVGKKFSDPVLQRDIKSLPFAVTEGPDGYPLIHARYLGEAKTFTPTQVLGMVFSDLKIIAQKNLNAAVVDCCIGIPVYFTDLQRRAVDDAARIAGLNPLRLFHETTATALAYGIYKTDLPENDQLNVAFVDIGHASMQVCIAGFKKGQLKVLAHSFDLSLGGRDFDEVLFQHFAAKFKEEYKIDVYQNARACLRLRAACEKLKKVLSANPEAPLNIECLMDEKDVRGFIKRDEFEQISAPILERVKVPLEKALLDANLSIENVHTVEVVGSGSRVPAIIKILTEFFKKEPRRTMNASECVARGCALQCAMLSPTFKVREFQVNESFPFSIALSWKGSGPDAQNGGADQTTTVFPKGNPIPSFKALTFYRSGTFSVDVQYTDVGDLQAPVKISTYTIGPFQSNTSERAKVKVKVRLNLHGIVYVESATLLEEEEVEVPVTKEQPKEATKMETDEAPSDAPPPNSEGNDVNMQDVKSTDVPSAENGVPESGDKPVQMETDAKVDAPKRKVKKTIIPVVELVYGGMAPAEVQKAIESEYEMALQDRVMEETKDKKNAVEAYVYDMRNKLSDKYQEFVTDSEREAFITKLQETEDWLYEDGEDETKGVYVAKLEELKKQGDAIEERYKEHTERGSVIDQLGHCVNSYREAAVSADPKFDHIDVADKQKVLNECVEAEAWLREKKQQQDSLPKHATPVLLSADVKRKAEALDRFCRPIMTKPKPAPAKPATPEPQPSPSPQGSDQPQSGEGHANPNSNENPAAGDNEVPAEPMETDKPEAPQA